One Triticum dicoccoides isolate Atlit2015 ecotype Zavitan chromosome 5B, WEW_v2.0, whole genome shotgun sequence genomic window carries:
- the LOC119308009 gene encoding E3 ubiquitin-protein ligase UPL2-like, which yields MAAAAMAAHRASFPLRLQQILSGSRAVSPAIKVESXQPAKVKAFIDRVINIPLHDIAIPLSGFHWEFNKGNFHHWKPLFMHFDTYFKTYISSRKDLLLSDDMSESEPLTKNTILQILRVMQIVLENCQNKTTFAGLEHFKNLLASSDPEVVVAALETLASVVKINPSKLHMNGKLISCGAINSHLLSLAQGWGSKEEGLGLYSCVVANERNQLEGLCLFPADMENKYDGTQHRLGSTLHFEYNLAPVQDSDQANDKSSNLCVIHMPDLHLRKEDDLSILKQCIDKFNVPPEHRFALFTRIRYAHAFNSPRTCRLYSRISLLSFIVLVQSSDAHDELTSFFTNEPEYINELIRLVRSEDIVPGPIRALAMLALGAQLAAYASSHERARILSGSSIISAGGNRMVLLSVLQKAISSLSSPNDTSSPLIVDALLQFFLLHVLSSSSSGTTVRGSGMVPPLLPLLQDKDPSHMHLVCLAVKTLQKLMEYSSPAVSLFKDLGGVELLSQRLHVEVQRVIGVAEITSVVASDTSKSEDDHLYSQKRLIKALLKALGSATYSHANPARSQSSNDNSLPMSLSLIFQNVGKFGGDIYFSSVTVMSEIIHKDPTCFPALKELGLPDAFLSSVTAGAIPSCKALICVPNGLGAICLNNQGLESVRETSALRFLVETFTSRKYLIPMNEGVVLLANAVEELLRHVQSLRSTGVDIIIEIINKLSCPRGDKITEAASAEEKTDMETDVEGRDLVSAMDSGTDGTNDEQFSHLSIFHVMVLVHRTMENSETCRLFVEKGGLQTLLTLLLRPTITQSSGGMPIALHSTMVFKGFTQQHSTPLARAFCSSLKEHLKNALQELDTVFRSCEVTKLEKGAIPSLFIVEFLLFLAASKDNRWMNALLSEFGDVSRDVLEDIGRVHQEVLWQISLFDEKKIEPEASSPSANEAQQVDAAVGDTGDNRYTSFRQYLDPLLRRRGSGWNIESQVSDLINIYRDMGRAASDSHRVGADRYPSTGLPSSSQDQPSSSSDANAKSEEDKKRSEHLSCCDMMRSLSYHINHLFMELGKAMLLTSRRENSPINLSPSVVSVASNIASIVLEHLNFEGHTISPEREITVATKCRYLGKVVEFIDGILLDRPESCNPIMVNSFYCRGVIQAILTTFEATSELLFAMNRPPSSPMETDSKTGKEEKDADCSWIYGPLSSYGAVMDHLVTSSFILSSSTRQLLEQPIFSGTVRFPQDAEKFMKLLQSKVLKTVLPIWAHPQFPECNLELISSVTSIMRHVYSGVEVKNNVSNIAARLAGPPPDENAISLIIEMGFSRARAEEALRQVGTNSVEIATDWLFSHPEEPPEDDELARALAMSLGNSDTPVQEEDDRTNDLELEEVNVQLPPMDEVLSSCLRLLQAKETLAFPVRDMLVTISSQNDGQNRVKVLTYLIDHLKQCLVASDPLKNTALSAFCHVLALILHGDTAAREVASKAGLVKVVLSLLCSWEMEPREGQTTKVPNWVTSCFLSVDRMLQLEPKLPDVTELDVLKKDSSPTQTSVVIDDIKKKVSESSSSVGLLDLEDQEQLLRICCKCIQKQLPSGTMHAILQLCATLTKVHVAAISFLESGGLHALLSLPTSSLFSGFNSVVSTIIRHILEDPHTLQQAMELEIRHSLVTAANRHANPRVTPRNFVQNLAFVVHRDPVIFMKAAQAVCQIEMVGDRPYVVLLKDREKEKSKEKEKDKLVDKDKSSGVATKITSGDMVMASPVSAKGKQSDLSVRNMKSHRKPPQTFVTVIEHLLDLVMSFVPPQRAEDQSDGSSSMDMDIDSSSAKGKGKAVAVTHEESKQAIQDATACLAKNAFVLKLLTDVLLTYASSVQVVLRHDAELSSTRGPTRTSGGIFNHILQHLLPHATKQKKERKPDSDWRYKLATRGNQFLVASSIRSSEGRKRICSEICSIFVEFTDNSTGCKPPMLRMNAYVDLLNDILSARSPTGSSLSAESVVTFVEVGLVQCLTKTLQVLDLDHPDSAKIVTGIVKALEVVTKEHVHLADFNAKGENSSKTVLEQNNVDSSSNRFQVLDTTSQPTAMVTDHRETFNAVHAPRSSDSVADEMDHDRDIDGGFAHDGEDDFMHEIAEDRTGNESTMDIRFDIPRNREDDMAEDEDDSDEDMSGDDGEEVDEDDDDEENNNLEEDDAHQISHADTDQDDREIDEEEFDEDLLEEDDDDEDEEGVILRLEEGINGINVFDHIEVFGGSNNVSGDTLRVMPLDIFGTRRQGRSTSIYNLLGRASDQGVLDHPLLEEPSMLLPQQRQPENLVEMAFSDRNHENSSSRLDAIFRSLRSGRNGHRFNMWLDDGPQRNGSAAPTVPEGIEELLLSQLRRPTAEHPDEQSTPAVDAQVNDPPSNFHGSETDAREGSAEQNENDDIPAVRSEVDGSASAGPAPPHSDELQRDASNASEHVADMQYERSDAAVRDVEAVSQASSGSGATLGESLRSLDVEIGSVEGHDDGDRHGASDRTPLGDVQAATRSRRPSGNAVLVSSRDISLESVREIPQNTVQESDQNASEGDQEPNRATGTDSIDPTFLEALPEDLRAEVLSSRQNQVTQTSSEQPQHDADIDPEFLAALPPDIREEVLAQQRAQRLQQQSQELEGQPVEMDAVSIIATFPSEIREEVLLTSPDTLLATLTPALVAEANMLRERFAHRYHSGSLFGMNSRNRRGESSRRGDIIGSGLDRNTGDSSRQTASKLIETVGTPLVDKDALNALIRLLRVVQPIYKGQLQRLLLNLCAHRESRKSLVQILVDMLMLDLQGSSKKSIDATEPSFRLYGCHANITYSRPQSSDGVPPLVSRRVLETLTYLARNHPNVAKLLLFLQFPCPPTCHTETLDQRRGKAVLVEDGEQQSAFALVLLLTLLNQPLYMRSVAHLEQLLNLLEVVMLNAENEVNQVKLQSSSERPSGPENATQDAQEDASVPGSSGAKPNADDSGKSSSDNISDLQALLHSLPQAELRLLCSLLAHDGLSDNAYLLVAEVLKKIVALAPFICCHFINELSRSMQNLTVCAMNELHLYEDSEKAILSTSSANGMAVLRVVQALSSLVTSLQERKDPELLAEKDHSDALSQISDINTALDALWLELSNCISKIESSSDYTSNLSPTSANATRVSTGVAPPLPAGTQNILPYIESFFVTCEKLRPGQPDAVQEPSTSDMEDASTSSSGQKSSASHTSLDEKHTAFVKFSEKHRRLLNAFIRQNSGLLEKSFSLMLKVPRLIDFDNKRAYFRSKIKHQHDHHHSPVRISVRRAYILEDSYNQLRMRSPQDLKGRLTVHFQGEEGIDAGGLTREWYQLLSRVIFDKGALLFTTVGNDLTFQPNPNSVYQTEHLSYFKFVGRVVGKALFDAQLLDVHFTRSFYKHILGAKVTYHDIEAIDPAYYRNLKWMLENDISDVLDLTFSMDADEEKLILYEKAEVTDCELIPGGRNIRVTEENKHEYVDRVAEHRLTTAIRPQINAFMEGFNELIPRELISIFNDKEFELLISGLPDIDLDDLKANTEYSGYSIASPVIQWFWEIVQGFSKEDKARFLQFVTGTSKVPLEGFSALQGISGPQRFQIHKAYGSTNHLPSAHTCFNQLDLPEYTSKDQLQERLLLAIHEANEGFGFG from the exons ATGGCAGCGGCGGCGATGGCAGCGCACAGGGCCAGCTTCCCGCTGCGGCTGCAGCAGATCCTGTCTGGCAGCCGCGCCGTGTCGCCGGCGATCAAAGTCGAGTCCNN GCAGCCAGCAAAAGTTAAAGCATTTATTGATCGTGTAATCAATATTCCACTACATGACATTGCCATACCACTATCAGGCTTCCATTGGGAGTTCAATAAG GGAAATTTTCACCATTGGAAGCCTCTGTTTATGCATTTTGATACGTATTTCAAGACATACATCTCTTCTAGAAAGGATCTTCTCTTGTCTGATGATATGTCTGAGAGTGAACCGTTGACAAAAAATACCATCTTACAAATCTTGAGAGTTATGCAAATTGTGTTGGAAAATTGCCAGAACAAAACAACTTTTGCTGGCCTTGAG CATTTTAAGAATCTGTTGGCATCATCAGATCCTGAGGTAGTTGTTGCGGCTTTGGAAACTCTTGCTTCAGTGGTGAAAATAAATCCTTCAAAACTACATATGAATGGGAAACTAATCAGCTGTGGAGCTATAAATAGCCATCTTCTATCATTGGCCCAAGGATGGGGTAGCAAGGAGGAAGGTCTAGGCTTGTATTCCTGTGTTGTGGCAAATGAGCGAAACCAGCTGGAGGGTTTGTGCTTATTCCCAGCAGACATGGAGAACAAATATGATGGCACACAGCATCGTCTTGGGTCCACTCTTCATTTTGAGTATAATTTGGCACCTGTCCAAGATTCTGACCAAGCCAATGACAAGTCATCTAATCTCTGTGTGATACATATGCCAGACCTGCACCTTCGGAAGGAGGATGACTTGAGCATATTGAAGCAATGTATCGACAAGTTTAATGTGCCTCCAGAGCACCGGTTTGCCTTGTTTACAAGGATAAGATATGCACATGCTTTTAATTCTCCGAGGACATGCAGGCTATATAGCCGCATAAGTCTCCTTTCTTTCATTGTTCTCGTGCAATCCAGTGATgcccatgatgagctgacatcgttCTTCACAAATGAGCCGGAGTACATAAATGAGTTAATCCGGCTTGTTCGGTCAGAAGATATTGTTCCTGGGCCCATTCGTGCATTGGCTATGCTTGCACTGGGAGCACAGTTAGCAGCATATGCATCATCTCATGAGCGAGCTAGGATACTGAGCGGTTCAAGTATCATCTCTGCTGGTGGAAACCGCATGGTCTTGCTCAGTGTTCTGCAGAAAGCAATATCGTCCCTCAGTAGCCCTAATGATACTTCATCTCCTTTAATTGTTGATGCCCTTCTACAGTTCTTTTTGCTTCATGTGCTGTCATCTTCGAGTTCTGGGACGACCGTTAGGGGTTCAGGGATGGTTCCACCTCTCCTGCCTCTCCTGCAAGATAAGGATCCTTCCCACATGCATCTTGTCTGTTTGGCagtaaagacccttcagaagctgaTGGAGTACAGCAGCCCTGCTGTTTCCCTGTTTAAGGATTTGGGTGGTGTAGAACTTTTGTCTCAGAGGTTACATGTGGAGGTGCAGCGTGTTATTGGTGTTGCTGAAATTACTTCAGTGGTTGCTAGTGATACATCGAAATCAGAAGATGACCATCTGTACTCACAGAAGCGACTGATTAAGGCTTTGCTCAAGGCATTAGGTTCCGCTACATATTCTCATGCGAATCCTGCTCGCTCTCAAAGTTCCAATGATAACTCTTTGCCCATGTCACTTTCCCTTATATTCCAGAATGTTGGAAAGTTTGGTGGTGATATATACTTCTCTTCAGTTACTGTTATGAGTGAGATAATACATAAGGATCCTACATGCTTTCCTGCTCTGAAGGAACTTGGTCTTCCTGATGCTTTCCTGTCATCAGTGACTGCTGGGGCGATACCATCTTGTAAAGCTCTTATATGTGTACCCAATGGCCTGGGCGCAATCTGCCTTAATAACCAAGGACTTGAGTCTGTCAGGGAAACTTCAGCGCTGCGTTTTCTTGTAGAGACGTTCACTAGTAGGAAATATTTGATACCAATGAATGAAGGTGTTGTTCTTTTAGCAAATGCAGTGGAAGAGCTTCTTCGTCATGTGCAGTCCCTTAGAAGTACTGGTGTTGACATCATCATTGAAATAATCAACAAACTTTCTTGTCCTCGTGGTGATAAAATCACTGAAGCAGCCAGCGCTGAAGAAAAAACAGATATGGAAACAGATGTTGAAGGGCGTGATTTAGTAAGTGCCATGGATTCTGGCACAGATGGAACTAATGATGAGCAGTTTTCTCATTTGAGCATTTTCCATGTTATGGTATTGGTGCACAGGACAATGGAAAACTCAGAAACTTGCAGGCTGTTTGTAGAAAAGGGAGGTCTACAGACTCTGTTGACACTCTTGCTGCGACCTACCATCACCCAATCTTCTGGTGGGATGCCTATTGCTTTGCACAGCACTATGGTATTTAAGGGCTTTACTCAACAGCATTCTACTCCACTTGCGCGTGCATTTTGCTCCTCTTTAAAGGAGCACTTGAAGAATGCCCTACAGGAACTTGATACAGTTTTTAGGTCATGTGAAGTGACTAAGTTGGAAAAAGGAGCCATTCCGTCACTTTTTATTGTTGAATTTCTGCTATTCCTAGCGGCATCAAAAGACAACCGCTGGATGAATGCTCTACTCTCAGAATTTGGAGATGTCAGCAGGGATGTCCTGGAAGATATTGGAAGAGTTCACCAGGAAGTGCTTTGGCAAATTTCACTTTTTGATGAGAAGAAAATAGAGCCTGAAGCCAGTTCTCCTTCAGCAAATGAGGCCCAGCAAGTTGATGCTGCTGTGGGCGACACTGGTGATAACAGATACACCTCCTTTAGGCAATATCTTGATCCTCTTTTAAGGCGACGGGGCTCTGGGTGGAACATTGAGTCTCAGGTGTCTGACCTTATCAATATCTATCGTGATATGGGCCGTGCAGCTAGCGACTCTCACAGAGTTGGTGCTGATAGATACCCTAGTACAGGGTTGCCCTCAAGTTCCCAGGATCAGCCATCCAGTTCATCTGATGCAAATGCGAAGTCAGAAGAGGACAAGAAAAGATCTGAGCATTTGTCCTGCTGTGACATGATGAGGTCACTTTCTTACCATATTAACCATCTGTTCATGGAGCTTGGGAAAGCAATGCTGCTTACATCTCGCCGTGAGAACAGTCCTATAAATCTATCTCCATCTGTTGTGTCTGTTGCTAGCAATATTGCTTCTATCGTGTTGGAGCACCTCAATTTTGAGGGGCATACAATCAGTCCAGAGAGGGAGATTACTGTTGCTACAAAGTGCCGATACCTTGGAAAGGTTGTTGAGTTTATTGATGGGATATTGTTGGACAGACCAGAATCATGTAATCCAATCATGGTGAATTCTTTTTATTGCCGTGGTGTAATTCAGGCTATCTTAACCACATTTGAAGCTACCAGCGAGTTGCTTTTCGCAATGAACAGGCCACCCTCGTCACCTATGGAGACTGATAGTAAAACTGGGAAGGAAGAGAAGGATGCTGATTGTTCATGGATTTATGGCCCCCTTTCCAGCTATGGTGCAGTTATGGACCATCTTGTAACATCATCATTTATTCTTTCTTCATCGACAAGACAACTACTTGAGCAACCTATTTTTAGTGGAACTGTCAGGTTTCCACAAGATGCAGAGAAATTCATGAAGTTGCTTCAATCTAAAGTCTTAAAGACTGTTCTTCCCATATGGGCCCATCCACAGTTTCCAGAATGCAATCTTGAGCTAATCAGTTCAGTCACATCGATCATGAGGCATGTTTACTCTGGGGTAGAAGTAAAAAACAATGTTAGCAACATTGCTGCTCGTTTGGCTGGTCCACCCCCTGACGAGAATGCAATTTCCCTGATTATAGAGATGGGCTTTTCTCGTGCAAGAGCTGAAGAAGCATTAAGACAGGTTGGAACAAATAGCGTTGAGATCGCGACTGATTGGTTGTTCTCACACCCGGAGGAACCACCAGAGGATGATGAACTTGCTCGAGCTCTTGCTATGTCTCTAGGGAATTCTGATACACCTGTTCAAGAGGAAGATGACAGAACTAATGATCTTGAGCTCGAGGAAGTAAATGTTCAGCTCCCTCCCATGGATGAAGTATTATCTTCATGTCTTAGGCTGCTACAGGCAAAGGAAACATTAGCTTTTCCTGTCCGGGATATGCTTGTGACTATCAGCTCACAGAATGACGGCCAAAACCGTGTGAAGGTGCTTACATATTTGATTGATCATCTGAAGCAATGTCTTGTGGCATCTGATCCTTTAAAGAACACTGCACTATCTGCTTTTTGCCATGTTCTTGCTTTGATTCTCCATGGAGATACCGCTGCTCGTGAAGTTGCCTCAAAGGCTGGTCTTGTCAAGGTCGTTTTGAGTCTGCTGTGCAGCTGGGAGATGGAGCCAAGGGAAGGGCAAACAACCAAGGTTCCCAATTGGGTTACTTCCTGTTTCCTTTCTGTTGATAGAATGCTCCAGTTGGAACCCAAGTTGCCAGATGTTACTGAGCTTGATGTTCTCAAAAAGGATAGTTCACCTACACAAACATCTGTTGTGATTGATGACATCAAGAAGAAGGTTTCAGAATCTTCCTCAAGTGTAGGGTTATTGGACTTGGAGGACCAGGAGCAACTTTTGAGGATATGCTGTAAATGCATTCAGAAGCAGTTGCCTTCCGGTACAATGCATGCTATTCTTCAGTTGTGTGCTACACTGACGAAAGTCCATGTGGCTGCTATCAGTTTTCTTGAGTCTGGTGGCCTACATGCGTTGCTAAGTTTGCCGACAAGTAGCTTGTTTTCTGGATTCAACAGTGTGGTTTCTACAATTATCCGTCATATTTTGGAGGATCCCCATActcttcagcaagctatggaattaGAGATACGCCATAGTCTTGTCACGGCTGCTAATCGGCATGCAAATCCTCGGGTTACACCACGTAATTTTGTTCAAAATTTGGCGTTTGTTGTACACAGGGACCCAGTGATATTTATGAAAGCTGCCCAAGCTGTGTGCCAGATTGAGATGGTTGGAGATAGACCGTATGTTGTTCTATTGAAGGACCGTGAGAAGGAAAAGAGCAAGGAAAAAGAGAAGGATAAGCTGGTTGATAAGGATAAATCATCAGGTGTTGCCACAAAGATAACATCAGGGGACATGGTTATGGCATCTCCTGTAAGTGCCAAAGGGAAACAATCTGATTTGAGTGTACGGAATATGAAATCTCATCGCAAGCCACCACAAACCTTTGTCACTGTTATTGAGCATCTATTAGATCTAGTAATGTCCTTTGTCCCACCACAAAGAGCTGAGGACCAATCTGATGGTTCgtcatccatggacatggatattgACTCTAGTTCAGCAAAAGGTAAAGGGAAGGCTGTTGCTGTCACACATGAAGAGTCCAAGCAAGCAATCCAAGATGCTACTGCATGTCTGGCTAAAAACGCATTTGTCCTAAAGCTGCTCACAGATGTACTATTAACTTATGCTTCTTCCGTTCAAGTTGTTCTTCGCCATGATGCTGAGTTGAGCAGCACGCGAGGTCCTACTCGGACCAGTGGTGGAATATTTAATCATATATTGCAGCATTTGCTTCCACATGCTACAaagcaaaagaaagaaagaaagcctGATAGTGATTGGAGGTACAAATTGGCAACAAGGGGTAATCAATTTTTAGTGGCTTCATCTATTCGTTCTTCAGAAGGACGAAAAAGGATCTGTTCTGAAATCTGCAGTATATTTGTTGAGTTCACAGACAATTCTACTGGTTGCAAACCTCCAATGTTGAGGATGAATGCTTATGTTGATTTGCTCAATGATATTCTGTCAGCTCGCTCGCCAACGGGCTCCTCACTTTCAGCAGAATCTGTAGTTACATTTGTTGAGGTTGGCCTTGTCCAGTGTTTAACGAAAACCCTTCAGGTTCTTGATTTGGATCATCCTGATTCAGCAAAGATTGTAACTGGTATTGTCAAGGCTCTTGAAGTGGTTACCAAGGAGCACGTTCATTTAGCAGATTTTAATGCTAAAGGGGAGAACTCATCAAAGACTGTTTTGGAGCAGAACAATGTAGATTCATCATCAAATAGATTCCAGGTTCTTGACACAACTTCTCAACCAACTGCAATGGTAACTGATCACAGGGAAACTTTCAATGCTGTTCATGCTCCAAGAAGTTCAGATTCAGTGGCAGATGAGATGGATCATGACCGTGATATAGATGGAGGTTTTGCCCATGatggtgaagatgattttatgcatGAGATTGCTGAAGACAGAACTGGAAATGAGTCCACAATGGATATTCGGTTTGATATTCCACGTAATAGAGAGGATGATATGGCTGAAGATGAAGATGACAGTGATGAAGATATGTCAGGAGATGATGGTGAggaggttgatgaagatgatgatgatgaggaaaatAACAACCTGGAGGAAGACGATGCCCATCAGATATCTCATGCTGACACGGATCAGGATGACCGTGAGATTGATGAAGAAGAATTTGATGAAGATCTgctagaagaagatgatgatgatgaggatgaggagggAGTAATCCTTCGCCTAGAGGAGGGGATCAATGGAATTAATGTGTTTGACCATATTGAGGTTTTTGGGGGGAGCAACAATGTTTCTGGGGATACACTGCGTGTAATGCCATTGGACATTTTTGGCACAAGACGGCAAGGCCGTAGTACATCTATATACAATCTTCTTGGGAGAGCAAGTGACCAAGGTGTACTTGATCACCCACTCTTGGAGGAACCTTCGATGTTACTTCCACAACAGAGGCAACCAG aaaatttagttgagatggCTTTCTCTGATCGGAATCATGAAAATAGTTCTTCCCGTTTGGACGCTATATTCAGAAGCTTGCGAAGTGGACGGAATGGACACCGATTTAATATGTGGCTGGATGATGGCCCCCAACGCAATGGATCTGCTGCCCCTACAGTACCTGAAGGCATTGAAGAACTTCTGCTCTCTCAGTTGAGAAGGCCTACGGCTGAACATCCTGATGAGCAGAGCACACCTGCTGTTGATGCTCAAGTAAACGATCCTCCCAGTAATTTCCATGGGTCAGAAACTGATGCAAGGGAAGGATCAGCAGAACAAAATGAAAATGATGATATTCCTGCAGTAAGGTCTGAGGTGGATGGCTCTGCAAGTGCTGGTCCTGCACCTCCTCACAGTGATGAACTTCAAAGAGATGCATCCAATGCAAGTGAGCATGTCGCAGATATGCAATATGAACGTAGTGACGCAGCTGTCCGTGATGTGGAAGCAGTAAGCCAAGCAAGCAGTGGTAGTGGTGCTACTCTAGGGGAAAGCCTCAGAAGTTTAGATGTGGAAATTGGAAGTGTTGAAGGACATGATGATGGTGACCGGCACGGGGCTTCAGACAGGACACCTCTGGGTGATGTACAGGCAGCTACTCGATCGCGGAGGCCTTCTGGAAATGCAGTACTAGTCAGCAGCAGGGACATATCATTGGAGAGTGTTAGGGAGATCCCCCAAAACACAGTCCAGGAATCTGATCAGAATGCCAGTGAGGGGGATCAGGAGCCTAACAGGGCTACTGGGACTGACTCAATAGATCCTACATTTTTGGAGGCTCTTCCAGAGGATTTACGGGCTGAAGTTCTTTCTTCacgtcaaaatcaagtgactcaaaCTTCCAGTGAGCAGCCTCAGCATGATGCGGACATTGATCCTGAATTCCTTGCTGCACTGCCACCTGATATACGTGAAGAGGTTCTAGCTCAACAACGTGCCCAACGGTTGCAACAACAGTCTCAAGAGCTTGAAGGACAACCAGTTGAAATGGACGCTGTATCAATTATTGCAACCTTCCCTTCGGAAATACGAGAGGAG GTGCTTTTGACGTCTCCCGATACTCTACTTGCTACATTGACACCTGCACTAGTTGCTGAAGCCAACATGTTGCGTGAGAGATTTGCTCATCGATATCACAGCGGTTCACTATTTGGCATGAACTCCAGGAACAGGAGGGGAGAGTCCTCTCGTCGTGGTGATATCATTGGTTCAGGCCTTGATAGAAATACTGGTGATTCGTCCCGTCAAACGGCCAGCAAGTTAATTGAAACTGTAGGGACTCCTCTTGTTGACAAGGATGCTCTCAATGCTCTTATACGATTACTTCGAGTTGTCCAG CCTATATACAAGGGCCAGCTGCAGAGGCTTCTCTTGAACCTTTGTGCTCACCGGGAAAGCAGAAAGTCGCTGGTTCAAATTCTGGTGGACATGCTTATGCTTGATCTGCAGGGCTCTTCTAAGAAATCAATTGATGCAACAGAGCCGTCATTTAGGCTATATGGGTGCCATGCAAATATCACATATTCACGCCCTCAATCCTCAGATG GTGTGCCACCACTGGTTTCTCGCCGTGTGCTGGAAACTCTGACATACCTGGCAAGAAATCATCCAAATGTGGCTAAGCTCTTACTCTTTCTTCAGTTCCCCTGCCCGCCCACCTGCCATACTGAAACACTTGACCAGAGGCGTGGAAAGGCTGTCCTTGTGGAAGACGGGGAACAACAGAGTGCTTTTGCACTCGTTCTACTTTTGACTCTATTAAATCAGCCTCTTTATATGAGAAGTGTAGCTCATCTTGAACAG TTACTCAATCTTCTGGAAGTTGTCATGCTTAATGCCGAGAATGAAGTAAATCAAGTTAAGTTGCAAAGTTCATCTGAGAGACCGTCTGGACCTGAGAATGCAACACAAGATGCCCAAGAGGATGCCAGTGTTCCTGGATCATCTGGAGCGAAGCCCAATGccgatgatagtggtaaatcatcgTCCGATAATATAAGTGACCTGCAAGCTCTTTTGCATAGCCTTCCGCAAGCCGAGCTTCGGTTGCTATGTTCATTGCTTGCGCATGATGG GTTATCAGACAATGCATATCTCCTTGTAGCAGAAGTTCTGAAAAAGATTGTAGCTTTGGCTCCTTTCATCTGTTGCCATTTCATAAATGAGCTTTCACGTTCGATGCAAAATTTGACTGTTTGTGCCATGAATGAGCTTCACTTGTATGAAGATTCTGAAAAGGCAATTCTGAGCACATCATCAGCCAACGGCATGGCAGTTCTAAGAGTTGTGCAGGCCTTGAGTTCTCTTGTCACATCTCTGCAAGAGAGAAAAGATCCAGAGCTTCTTGCAGAGAAGGACCATTCAGATGCACTGTCCCAGATTTCTGATATTAACACAGCATTGGATGCGTTGTGGTTGGAGCTAAGCAACTGCATAAGCAAAATAGAGAGCTCTTCAGATTATACATCAAATTTGAGTCCAACTTCTGCAAATGCAACTAGAGTATCAACTGGTGTAGCACCTCccttgccagctggaacccagaatATATTACCGTACATAGAATCCTTTTTTGTGACATGCGAGAAGTTACGTCCAGGACAACCTGATGCTGTTCAAGAGCCTTCAACATCTGATATGGAGGATGCTTCAACATCTAGTAGTGGGCAAAAATCATCTGCAAGCCATACCAGTCTTGATGAGAAGCACACTGCTTTTGTTAAATTCTCGGAGAAACACAGAAGATTGTTAAATGCTTTTATCCGACAAAACTCTGGGTTGCTAGAAAAATCTTTCTCTCTGATGTTGAAGGTCCCCCGCTTGATTGATTTTGACAACAAACGTGCATATTTCCGGTCTAAAATTAAGCATCAGCATGACCATCATCACAGTCCTGTTAGAATTTCTGTCCGACGGGCGTACATTTTGGAAGACTCCTACAATCAGCTTAGGATGCGCTCACCCCAGGACTTGAAGGGTAGACTCACTGTTCATTTCCAAGGAGAAGAAGGCATTGATGCCGGTGGACTCACAAGAGAGTGGTATCAGTTACTATCACGAGTTATTTTTGACAAGGGTGCCCTTCTATTCACGACTGTTGGAAATGACTTGACATTTCAACCAAACCCTAACTCTGTGTATCAGACTGAACACctctcatatttcaaatttgttggaCGAGTG GTTGGAAAAGCTCTCTTTGATGCCCAACTTTTGGATGTCCATTTCACTAGATCTTTCTACAAGCACATACTTGGTGCCAAGGTTACTTACCATGATATTGAAGCCATTGATCCTGCTTACTACAGAAACCTTAAGTGGATGCTTGAG AATGACATAAGTGATGTCCTGGACCTCACATTTAGCATGGATGCAGATGAAGAGAAGCTGATATTATATGAGAAAGCTGAG GTAACTGATTGTGAGTTGATTCCTGGAGGGCGTAACATTAGGGTCACTGAGGAGAACAAGCATGAATATGTGGATAGGGTAGCAGAGCATCGTTTAACCACTGCAATTAGGCCTCAGATTAATGCTTTCATGGAAGGATTTAATGAGCTCATTCCTCGCGAGCTAATATCCATTTTTAATGACAAAGAGTTTGAACTGCTAATCAGTGGACTCCCTGATATTGACT TGGACGACCTAAAGGCAAATACCGAGTATTCTGGCTACAGCATAGCTTCTCCAGTTATTCAATGGTTCTGGGAAATTGTACAAGGTTTCAGCAAGGAGGACAAAGCTCGATTTCTCCAGTTCGTTACTGGCACTTCAAAG GTACCTTTGGAGGGTTTCAGTGCGCTCCAAGGAATATCTGGGCCACAAAGGTTCCAGATACACAAGGCATACGGCAGCACCAACCATCTGCCCTCAGCTCATACTTG CTTTAACCAACTGGACTTGCCTGAATACACATCCAAAGACCAGCTGCAAGAGAGGTTGCTATTAGCTATTCATGAGGCAAATGAAGGGTTTGGATTTGGTTAA